One Acetobacterium sp. KB-1 DNA segment encodes these proteins:
- a CDS encoding alkaline phosphatase family protein: MKTHVRKIQIIVFLILFMVILSGCDYQGLGGEYPESFRISGDVETPLTVNTMMGYPIMRVTRDENNYTAIALKQVIDEAVPRSKSYDLLLIGEDGLSSKISGANLSGCHLSYSSRYDWELINTLHPISSQIKNLSTIIVISTDLADDKQAIGIDDQQGYRQTSAGNLFLEGFTEKRIFEGQSELKGRTVTVYTTHKQILPEQLLNYQTEFAVFGRDGSIKFDKKSDKNYFEISETTISFTASDLTTIDDVAGVLADPPRVSITDVASDTIHQLDKGNNVMVIELDGLSWTMLKTAGEQGKAPYLSSLTAQQALSVYPPISPVGLAAMITGTLPSSNGIKDREVMDFNGMDIFERALTLGKTVAYIEGDIKMLNTSIEPVLSVNEGDQDSQVFKNSQKAITEKNQLIFTHFHSIDDDATTYGPYSQEAIEQIFQVDRMVLELTREFKGTVIITADHGLHPTSSGGSHGRICYEDMQVPYIVIKTEPVS; this comes from the coding sequence ATGAAAACCCATGTAAGAAAAATTCAGATCATCGTTTTTTTGATTCTGTTCATGGTTATTCTTTCGGGATGTGATTATCAGGGATTGGGCGGTGAGTACCCTGAAAGCTTTAGAATCAGCGGGGATGTGGAGACCCCGCTGACTGTCAATACGATGATGGGATATCCCATCATGCGAGTTACCCGAGATGAAAATAATTATACTGCCATTGCCTTAAAACAGGTGATTGACGAAGCAGTCCCCAGGTCAAAGAGCTATGATCTGCTGTTAATTGGCGAAGATGGTTTGTCCTCCAAAATAAGTGGCGCTAATCTTAGTGGTTGTCATTTGAGTTATTCAAGTCGTTATGACTGGGAACTGATCAATACCCTCCATCCCATTTCCAGTCAGATTAAAAATCTGAGCACCATTATTGTTATTTCCACTGATTTAGCAGATGATAAACAGGCGATCGGAATTGATGACCAGCAGGGATATCGACAAACAAGTGCCGGGAATCTTTTTCTTGAGGGCTTTACCGAAAAACGAATTTTTGAAGGTCAGTCTGAATTAAAGGGCAGAACCGTTACCGTGTATACGACCCACAAGCAGATTTTACCCGAGCAACTTCTTAATTACCAGACCGAATTTGCAGTGTTTGGACGGGATGGTAGCATCAAATTTGATAAAAAAAGCGATAAGAACTATTTTGAAATCAGCGAAACCACGATCAGCTTTACCGCTTCGGATCTTACAACCATCGATGATGTTGCTGGTGTTTTAGCTGATCCGCCTCGGGTTTCAATTACAGATGTGGCTTCGGATACCATCCATCAGCTTGACAAAGGAAATAATGTGATGGTTATTGAACTCGACGGTCTGAGCTGGACGATGCTAAAAACAGCAGGTGAGCAGGGAAAAGCACCCTACTTGTCCAGTTTGACCGCCCAGCAGGCCTTATCTGTCTATCCGCCGATTTCTCCGGTCGGACTGGCGGCGATGATTACCGGAACGCTTCCAAGCAGCAATGGGATTAAAGACCGGGAAGTCATGGATTTTAACGGAATGGATATTTTTGAGAGAGCCCTGACTCTGGGTAAAACGGTGGCCTACATTGAAGGCGACATCAAAATGCTCAATACTTCCATCGAGCCGGTCCTTTCGGTTAACGAGGGCGATCAGGATAGCCAGGTTTTTAAAAATTCTCAAAAGGCGATTACAGAGAAAAACCAACTGATCTTCACGCATTTCCACAGCATTGATGATGATGCGACCACCTATGGCCCATATTCTCAGGAGGCAATCGAGCAGATTTTCCAGGTGGATAGGATGGTTTTGGAACTGACCCGAGAATTTAAGGGAACGGTTATTATTACCGCTGACCACGGGCTCCATCCTACCAGTTCAGGGGGAAGCCATGGCAGGATCTGTTATGAAGATATGCAAGTGCCCTATATCGTGATTAAAACCGAACCGGTATCATAA
- a CDS encoding molybdopterin-binding protein — MKVVPVRESVGMFLAHDMTQIIPGEFKGAAFKKGHIVKEEDIPRLMNMGKEHIAIIEYGDGTIHEDDAALRLGQAAAGSGVEYVGASEGKVTMTATRNGLLKINVSVLQEINELGEMMMATLHTDTMVAKGTLVGSTRIIPLSIENEKLITMEKLCASSKPIVEVLPLKRFKVGVVTTGNEIFYGRIEDKFGDVIREKFAELDSYVFKQVFSRDDSDMIAQCILDLIEEGADIVTVTGGMSVDPDDVTPEGIRKTGAKFVSYGAPTLPGAMFLLSYLGDIPVLGLPGCIMYSRRTVFDLVVPKLMVGERLTPKDISKLGHGGLCSTCPDCHYPNCGFGKG; from the coding sequence ATGAAGGTAGTACCTGTTCGGGAATCAGTGGGAATGTTTTTGGCTCATGATATGACCCAGATCATCCCCGGGGAGTTTAAAGGCGCAGCATTTAAAAAAGGGCACATTGTCAAAGAAGAAGACATTCCCCGATTAATGAACATGGGAAAAGAACATATTGCCATTATTGAGTATGGTGATGGAACAATCCATGAAGATGATGCGGCACTACGATTGGGACAGGCAGCAGCGGGTAGCGGTGTGGAATATGTAGGTGCTTCTGAAGGTAAGGTGACGATGACAGCAACTCGAAATGGATTGCTTAAGATCAATGTTTCGGTACTTCAGGAAATAAACGAACTGGGTGAAATGATGATGGCCACGCTCCATACCGATACGATGGTGGCAAAGGGAACCCTGGTCGGATCGACCCGGATCATTCCGCTTTCTATTGAAAATGAAAAACTGATTACGATGGAAAAGTTATGTGCAAGTAGTAAACCGATTGTAGAAGTGCTGCCACTGAAAAGATTTAAAGTGGGCGTTGTGACCACCGGTAATGAGATTTTTTATGGTCGGATTGAAGACAAGTTTGGAGATGTAATCAGAGAAAAGTTCGCGGAACTTGATTCCTACGTATTTAAACAAGTGTTTTCCCGGGATGACTCGGATATGATTGCCCAATGTATCCTTGATTTAATCGAAGAAGGGGCAGACATTGTTACCGTAACCGGTGGAATGTCAGTGGATCCGGATGATGTAACACCAGAGGGGATTAGGAAAACAGGAGCCAAGTTTGTCTCCTATGGTGCACCAACCTTGCCCGGAGCCATGTTTTTGCTTTCATATCTGGGGGATATTCCCGTTTTGGGATTACCCGGATGTATTATGTACAGCCGCCGGACGGTGTTTGATCTGGTGGTACCTAAATTGATGGTCGGCGAAAGATTAACTCCCAAAGACATCTCAAAGTTGGGACACGGCGGACTATGTTCCACCTGTCCGGACTGTCATTATCCCAATTGTGGATTTGGAAAAGGTTGA
- a CDS encoding molybdopterin-dependent aldehyde oxidoreductase produces MEKKTLFINGIQRTVIVDPETTLANLIRKQQGLTGTKVGCGKAECGACSVILNGKVVRSCVTKMKRVDDESKIITIEGVGTHDNLHPLQLSWMVNGAAQCGFCSPGFIVSAKALLEENASPTREEVRAWFQKHRNVCRCTGYIPIIDAVMDAAKLMRGEINKEDLWFQLKEGASIMGSNMVRPSALAKVTGTWDFGADLGLKMPENTLHIKLVQAQVSHANLISVDTSEAEKMEGVFKVITAKDVPGTNRINGLAFPTNLGDGLERPILNDKKIFQFGDAIAMVLADTPEQAEAAAAKVVVEVEELLPYMSAPAAMADDAIEIHPGTPNIYFKTNIVKGDETAPLMDKLPNIIEDDFYVGRQPHLPLEPDVGFAYFDEEDNLMVHSKSIALHFHQLMTAEAIGVDPTKYFIVQNPTGGTFGYKFSPTIEGLLGVAALVTKRPVYLEFNMYQQITYTGKRSPFFMNVKMAADEKGILKAMETDWSCDHGPYCEFGDLVTTRGSQFIGAGYNIPNIRGEGRTVATNHAWGSAFRGYGSPQSLFASETLIDMLADQMGEDPLELRYKNVYREGDTTPQGCPPDVIALPQAIDTIRPIYQAAKAKAEDLNAKGGDTKHGVGISLNIYGCGLDGPDSAEMWIELTPNGVTVGDSWEDHGQGADMGTLTFAHETLKPLGIKPEQIKLIMNNMKLTPNSGPAGGSRSNVMVGNAIKVGCENLLAAMKKADGSFRTYDEMVAEGLPLRYEGVWTAPCTAPSVETSQGNPFPVYMYGVLLSEVSVDTTTGKTHVDKLTLVSDCGTITNKTVLEGQLWGGLTQGIGLALSEDFEDLKKHTTLTGCGIPQVKDVPDEIVLIHQETHRPLGPYGAAGAGEMPLSAPHASICNAIFNACGVRIKHLPAYPEKVLEGLEALK; encoded by the coding sequence GTGGAAAAAAAGACATTATTTATTAACGGGATTCAAAGGACGGTAATTGTCGATCCGGAAACAACATTGGCAAATTTAATCAGAAAACAGCAGGGGTTAACCGGAACAAAGGTAGGATGCGGAAAAGCTGAATGCGGCGCCTGCTCAGTTATTTTAAATGGCAAAGTGGTACGGTCTTGTGTAACAAAGATGAAGCGGGTTGACGATGAGTCTAAAATCATCACCATTGAGGGCGTTGGAACGCACGATAATCTGCATCCGCTACAATTATCATGGATGGTAAATGGAGCAGCCCAATGTGGTTTCTGTTCACCTGGATTTATTGTTTCGGCAAAAGCATTGCTGGAAGAAAATGCCAGTCCTACCCGTGAAGAAGTGCGGGCATGGTTCCAAAAACATCGAAATGTTTGCCGTTGTACCGGTTATATCCCCATTATTGATGCGGTTATGGACGCAGCCAAACTGATGCGTGGCGAAATTAATAAAGAAGACCTGTGGTTCCAATTAAAAGAAGGTGCATCCATTATGGGGTCGAATATGGTTCGACCATCTGCTCTGGCAAAAGTTACCGGAACCTGGGACTTTGGTGCCGATTTAGGATTAAAAATGCCTGAAAACACCTTACATATAAAATTGGTTCAAGCTCAGGTTTCTCATGCCAATCTGATTTCTGTCGATACCTCAGAAGCTGAAAAAATGGAAGGTGTCTTTAAAGTCATCACCGCAAAAGATGTTCCTGGAACCAACCGTATTAACGGTCTGGCATTCCCAACGAACTTAGGCGATGGTCTGGAACGTCCGATTTTAAATGATAAGAAAATCTTCCAGTTTGGAGATGCCATCGCGATGGTTCTGGCCGATACCCCGGAACAGGCAGAAGCAGCAGCAGCAAAAGTCGTTGTTGAAGTTGAAGAATTATTACCATACATGAGTGCGCCGGCAGCGATGGCCGATGATGCCATTGAAATTCATCCGGGCACACCAAACATTTATTTTAAAACCAATATCGTTAAAGGTGATGAAACGGCGCCATTAATGGATAAATTACCAAATATCATTGAAGACGACTTTTATGTTGGCCGTCAACCCCATTTACCATTAGAGCCAGATGTTGGGTTTGCCTATTTTGATGAAGAAGATAATCTGATGGTACATTCTAAGAGCATTGCCCTTCATTTCCACCAATTAATGACTGCCGAAGCGATTGGTGTTGATCCGACCAAATATTTCATCGTTCAGAACCCAACCGGGGGAACCTTTGGTTATAAATTCAGCCCAACCATTGAAGGCTTGCTGGGTGTAGCGGCACTGGTTACTAAAAGACCGGTTTACCTGGAATTCAACATGTACCAACAAATTACTTATACCGGAAAACGTTCACCATTCTTTATGAATGTAAAAATGGCGGCTGATGAAAAAGGAATTCTTAAAGCGATGGAAACCGATTGGTCTTGTGATCATGGTCCATATTGCGAATTTGGAGATCTGGTAACGACCCGTGGTTCACAATTTATCGGTGCCGGCTACAACATTCCCAATATTCGCGGCGAAGGACGAACAGTTGCCACTAACCATGCATGGGGTTCAGCATTCCGAGGCTATGGCTCACCACAGAGTTTGTTCGCTTCTGAAACCTTAATTGACATGCTGGCTGATCAAATGGGCGAAGACCCATTGGAACTGCGATATAAAAATGTTTATCGTGAAGGTGATACTACCCCACAAGGTTGTCCACCAGACGTTATTGCTTTACCACAGGCGATTGATACGATTCGACCGATTTATCAGGCTGCTAAAGCAAAAGCCGAGGACCTGAACGCAAAAGGCGGAGATACTAAACACGGCGTGGGAATTTCACTTAATATCTATGGTTGTGGTCTCGATGGTCCTGACTCTGCTGAAATGTGGATAGAGTTAACACCAAATGGCGTAACAGTAGGAGATTCATGGGAAGATCATGGCCAGGGTGCTGACATGGGGACATTGACATTTGCTCACGAAACGTTAAAACCATTGGGGATCAAACCAGAACAAATCAAATTGATCATGAATAACATGAAACTGACACCAAACAGTGGACCAGCCGGTGGAAGCCGTTCAAATGTTATGGTTGGTAATGCTATAAAAGTAGGCTGTGAAAACTTACTGGCAGCCATGAAAAAAGCAGATGGCAGCTTTAGAACCTACGATGAAATGGTAGCAGAAGGTTTGCCATTACGTTATGAAGGCGTTTGGACGGCACCTTGTACGGCGCCATCGGTTGAAACCAGCCAGGGAAATCCATTCCCAGTTTATATGTATGGGGTATTATTATCAGAAGTTTCTGTTGATACCACAACCGGAAAAACGCATGTCGACAAATTGACCCTTGTATCTGACTGCGGAACCATTACCAATAAAACCGTACTTGAAGGTCAGTTGTGGGGCGGTTTAACTCAGGGGATTGGCTTAGCCTTAAGCGAAGACTTTGAAGATCTAAAAAAACATACTACCCTGACCGGTTGCGGTATTCCTCAAGTGAAGGATGTTCCAGATGAAATTGTTCTGATTCATCAGGAAACGCATCGTCCATTGGGACCATACGGAGCTGCTGGTGCTGGTGAAATGCCATTATCTGCACCACATGCATCCATATGTAATGCGATTTTTAATGCCTGTGGCGTTCGCATCAAACATTTACCAGCTTATCCAGAAAAAGTACTAGAAGGTTTAGAAGCCTTAAAATAA
- a CDS encoding pyridine nucleotide-disulfide oxidoreductase/dicluster-binding protein, translated as MNLDKLLETGDRCIHKEPPPCTAQCPIHLEVIDFLSEIEKGNFQNAYKLMEKKMPFHKIIGRICDHPCEAPCERSKAGGSIRISDLEKAVLEYGGYKPKKVWPLPKNKGKVAIVGGGLSGLTAAVDLDKKGYIVTIFEKTNRLGGRLWDFVGNSLTEALLNQELKAVVDKKIAIHLENNVDQNKLTQLLTEYDAVYLGTSNWEEPIKYHPITFQVGDFSLFVGGQLVSQTDSVIFSASSGRRAAISIERYLSKVSLTDSRDREGVFETPLQFDISSKEPLSPIAKSTAIYSQEEAMEEAKRCVKCQCRKCIEGCVHLRKFDISPDAYIRQINHNERIILGTHYANKMINSCAECGLCKEACFLDISMNDVIHETRESMVERGKMPITAHDFALKDMAFSNSSRFSLVRKQPSKEESKDLFYYPLISFSDYVKGLYKGTGNTEYLFYPGCQLPASYPDDIKSIYEYLVGHVNGDVGIYLGCCGAPADWAGQQGLMSENIEAIKKVWVDLERPTFILACSSCMRIFKKYLPEIKVVSLWDIYVREGLPNKDHIKIPQTLSVHDACGTRENSDLHESVRKIVSKLGYGIKELEYTKEKTKCCGYGGLVYYANREQSDAFVHERIGESENDLLVYCAMCKDLFVSGGKRTYHLLDLIYPKDDGDAATRKMPTLSERHQNRSRVKQILLKEIWREEPIEDIMEDNLTLIIPEEVKKNIEDRYILMEDIQAVLKNAEAKNERFCNPETHEYLAKLRRDSVTFWVKYQKDEKNYLIKSIYSHRMEIVEEDGNSGYGNSGGGWK; from the coding sequence ATGAATTTAGATAAATTATTGGAAACTGGGGATCGTTGTATTCATAAAGAACCCCCACCCTGTACAGCCCAGTGTCCGATTCATCTGGAAGTTATTGATTTTTTATCGGAAATAGAAAAAGGGAACTTTCAGAATGCCTATAAGTTGATGGAAAAAAAAATGCCTTTTCACAAAATTATCGGAAGAATCTGCGATCATCCCTGCGAAGCGCCCTGTGAAAGAAGCAAGGCTGGCGGTTCTATTCGGATATCAGATCTTGAAAAAGCGGTGCTGGAATATGGTGGCTATAAACCTAAAAAAGTCTGGCCACTTCCCAAAAACAAAGGAAAGGTTGCCATTGTCGGGGGCGGTTTAAGTGGCTTAACTGCTGCGGTTGATCTGGACAAAAAAGGTTACATAGTTACAATCTTTGAAAAAACCAATCGACTGGGTGGACGGCTGTGGGATTTTGTGGGCAATTCATTGACTGAAGCATTACTAAACCAAGAATTAAAAGCAGTTGTTGATAAAAAAATCGCTATCCATTTAGAAAACAATGTCGATCAAAACAAACTAACACAGCTTCTAACTGAATATGACGCAGTTTATCTGGGAACATCTAACTGGGAAGAACCAATTAAATATCATCCAATTACCTTTCAGGTCGGCGATTTCTCCCTCTTTGTCGGCGGGCAGCTGGTGAGTCAAACAGATTCAGTGATCTTCTCGGCCAGTTCCGGGAGACGGGCGGCCATTTCCATTGAGCGTTACTTGTCAAAGGTGTCCCTCACCGATTCCAGAGACCGGGAAGGCGTCTTTGAAACGCCGCTTCAATTTGATATCAGCTCGAAAGAGCCACTCTCCCCGATTGCAAAATCTACTGCAATTTACAGCCAGGAAGAAGCCATGGAGGAGGCTAAGCGCTGTGTTAAATGTCAGTGTCGAAAATGTATTGAAGGCTGTGTTCATCTACGAAAATTTGACATTTCGCCAGATGCCTATATCCGGCAGATCAATCACAATGAACGGATTATTTTAGGAACTCATTATGCCAATAAAATGATTAATTCCTGCGCCGAATGCGGTCTCTGCAAAGAAGCGTGTTTTCTGGACATTAGTATGAATGATGTGATTCACGAAACCCGGGAAAGTATGGTGGAACGGGGAAAGATGCCAATCACGGCCCATGACTTTGCCTTAAAGGACATGGCCTTTTCAAATAGCTCTCGTTTTTCTCTGGTGCGCAAACAACCGAGCAAAGAAGAGTCCAAAGATCTGTTTTATTATCCGCTGATTTCCTTTTCTGATTATGTTAAAGGATTATATAAGGGCACCGGGAATACGGAGTATCTCTTTTATCCCGGTTGTCAGTTGCCGGCATCCTATCCGGATGATATTAAAAGTATCTATGAGTACCTGGTCGGCCATGTCAACGGCGATGTCGGTATTTATCTGGGCTGTTGCGGTGCCCCGGCTGATTGGGCTGGACAACAGGGTTTGATGAGCGAAAATATTGAAGCGATTAAAAAAGTCTGGGTAGATCTGGAACGACCAACCTTTATTTTGGCCTGTTCCAGTTGTATGCGTATTTTTAAAAAGTATTTACCGGAAATTAAAGTTGTGTCACTCTGGGATATTTATGTCCGCGAGGGTTTACCTAACAAAGATCACATTAAAATTCCGCAGACCTTGAGCGTTCACGATGCCTGTGGTACCCGCGAAAACAGTGATCTTCACGAGAGTGTCCGAAAGATTGTTTCTAAACTGGGATACGGGATAAAAGAATTGGAATACACCAAAGAAAAAACAAAATGCTGCGGATATGGCGGACTAGTTTATTACGCCAACCGGGAGCAGTCCGACGCTTTTGTTCATGAGCGCATCGGCGAAAGCGAGAATGACCTGCTGGTTTATTGTGCCATGTGCAAGGATCTTTTTGTTTCTGGTGGCAAACGAACTTATCATTTGCTGGATTTGATTTATCCTAAAGACGATGGCGACGCTGCTACCCGCAAAATGCCAACCTTGTCGGAGCGTCATCAGAACAGAAGTCGGGTCAAACAAATTCTTTTAAAAGAAATCTGGAGAGAGGAACCTATAGAAGACATAATGGAAGATAATCTTACCCTGATCATCCCCGAAGAGGTAAAAAAGAACATTGAGGATCGGTATATCTTGATGGAAGATATCCAGGCAGTGCTTAAGAATGCCGAGGCGAAAAATGAACGTTTTTGCAACCCGGAAACCCATGAATATTTGGCTAAGTTAAGACGGGATAGTGTCACCTTTTGGGTGAAATATCAAAAGGATGAAAAAAACTATCTGATTAAAAGTATTTACAGCCATCGTATGGAAATAGTGGAGGAGGATGGAAATAGTGGGTATGGAAATAGTGGAGGAGGATGGAAATAG
- a CDS encoding DVU_1557 family redox protein translates to MKHVSDDKVKWLCDKCQRELVLSKVKVRYLEGNFEVDLMKCPTCNQVFIDEALALGKMKEVEEGLEDK, encoded by the coding sequence ATGAAACATGTAAGTGATGATAAAGTCAAATGGTTATGTGATAAATGCCAACGAGAACTGGTGCTGTCTAAGGTTAAGGTACGCTATCTGGAAGGTAATTTTGAAGTGGATCTGATGAAATGTCCGACGTGTAATCAGGTATTTATTGATGAAGCTTTGGCCCTGGGAAAGATGAAGGAAGTGGAAGAAGGTCTGGAGGATAAATAA
- the trsM gene encoding DVU_1556 family methyltransferase, with product MVAKCAYETPEMKALLGETLRPGGTLLTDKGVAFCQWKETDRLLDLGCGRGATVDYLKRVYNIRAVGLDPSQKLLAIAKKNNPNGLFYQGRGEQIPFENDSFEGALSECTLSLMTNREAALKELHRVLKKGGHLFITDVYARNPDALKGLISGDFDSCMRGLYALNQLENQILETGFMIERMEDHSHFLKTLLVKTVFEYGSMNVFWKKAAGRCAAGFQDQLRACKPGYYLMVARKVK from the coding sequence ATGGTGGCTAAATGTGCTTATGAAACGCCGGAGATGAAAGCCCTCTTGGGAGAAACGTTGCGACCCGGCGGAACGCTTCTCACTGACAAGGGTGTTGCGTTTTGTCAGTGGAAAGAAACAGATCGATTGTTGGATTTGGGCTGCGGGCGGGGTGCTACCGTAGATTATCTAAAAAGGGTATACAATATCAGAGCCGTTGGGTTGGACCCCTCTCAAAAGCTGCTGGCCATCGCTAAGAAAAATAATCCCAATGGATTATTCTATCAGGGAAGAGGCGAGCAAATTCCTTTTGAAAATGATAGTTTTGAAGGTGCCCTTTCAGAATGTACCCTTTCACTTATGACAAACCGGGAAGCGGCACTAAAAGAACTACACCGGGTGCTAAAAAAGGGTGGCCATTTATTTATCACAGATGTATATGCCAGAAATCCAGATGCTTTAAAAGGACTCATTAGCGGTGACTTTGACAGCTGTATGCGCGGTTTATATGCGTTAAATCAGCTTGAGAATCAAATCCTAGAGACGGGTTTTATGATCGAACGGATGGAAGATCATAGCCACTTCTTAAAAACGCTGCTGGTCAAGACGGTATTTGAATACGGTTCGATGAATGTCTTCTGGAAAAAAGCAGCTGGGCGTTGTGCGGCAGGATTTCAGGATCAACTGAGAGCTTGTAAACCAGGTTACTATTTAATGGTTGCCAGAAAGGTGAAATAG
- a CDS encoding DVU_1555 family C-GCAxxG-C-C protein — translation MEELKFELFKLAAEGYCCSQIMLKLALDIEEKNNPDLIRVMNGLCNGIGGNQKTCGVLTGGIGIIGLYAGKGNTEEWTKDNFGTMVRAYMDWFEERFESTECLDLIGVYQFLDDKNQPYPVKCGDTLSESFGKVIEILQENGYLFGDRE, via the coding sequence ATGGAAGAATTAAAATTTGAACTGTTTAAGCTGGCAGCGGAAGGATATTGTTGCAGCCAGATTATGCTCAAATTGGCTTTGGATATAGAAGAAAAAAACAATCCCGATCTGATCCGGGTTATGAATGGTCTTTGTAATGGCATTGGCGGGAATCAAAAAACGTGTGGGGTGTTAACTGGCGGCATCGGGATCATTGGCTTGTATGCCGGGAAAGGGAATACTGAAGAATGGACAAAAGATAATTTTGGTACCATGGTCAGAGCTTACATGGACTGGTTTGAAGAACGATTTGAGAGTACCGAATGTCTTGATCTGATTGGGGTTTATCAGTTTTTAGATGATAAAAATCAACCTTATCCCGTCAAGTGCGGTGATACCTTATCAGAGAGTTTTGGAAAAGTTATCGAGATCTTGCAGGAAAATGGTTATCTCTTTGGTGACCGGGAGTAA
- the trsS gene encoding radical SAM (seleno)protein TrsS, with the protein MGSGSKRIISTTESLCPVCLRKVKAIIWTARDKTYLEKSCQEHGRFKSLIWRGRIPMEKWVRNKIPAHIKNPSTLVEKGCPFDCGLCSDHRQHTCTALIEVTSRCNLSCSFCFADANKSQEDLSMETIRWMYQCVMKASGNCNIQLSGGEPTLRDDLPEIVRVGHEMGFSFIQINTNGIRLGEDEAYVKALKDAGLNSVFLQFDGTNDDIYKKMRGKKLLDIKTKALENCQKYHIGVVLVPTLVDGVNENDLGNIIDFALSWLPTVKGIHLQPASYFGRIPNLPVEEKRLTLGDLMDKIEFQTNRRILASSFSPPGCENAKCSFHGNFMVETDGVIRALNKPSSCCGVETAEAGANKTKAQVARKWSGNNRDRLLNKQPGDDQTNQAKDSWDEILDAINTKTFSLSAMAFQDVWNVDLNRVKDCCIHVVNKKGQLIPFCLYNLTSISGQSIYRNQ; encoded by the coding sequence ATGGGAAGCGGGAGTAAACGAATTATTTCAACAACTGAAAGCCTGTGTCCAGTTTGTCTGAGAAAAGTGAAGGCGATAATCTGGACAGCGCGAGATAAAACCTATCTGGAAAAATCCTGCCAGGAACATGGTCGTTTTAAGTCACTGATCTGGCGCGGGCGTATACCCATGGAAAAGTGGGTGCGCAATAAAATACCAGCTCATATTAAGAATCCGAGTACCCTGGTGGAAAAAGGTTGCCCCTTTGATTGCGGTCTTTGCTCAGACCATCGTCAGCACACCTGCACCGCCTTGATCGAAGTAACAAGCCGCTGCAATCTTAGCTGTTCTTTCTGCTTTGCTGACGCCAATAAAAGCCAGGAAGACCTGTCGATGGAAACCATCAGATGGATGTACCAATGTGTTATGAAGGCATCCGGAAATTGTAACATCCAGCTTTCCGGCGGCGAGCCCACCCTCCGGGATGATCTGCCTGAGATTGTCAGGGTTGGTCATGAAATGGGTTTTTCGTTTATTCAGATCAATACCAACGGTATTCGATTGGGTGAAGACGAGGCTTATGTAAAAGCCTTAAAAGACGCTGGACTAAACTCTGTATTTTTGCAGTTTGATGGAACCAATGACGATATTTATAAAAAAATGCGGGGCAAAAAACTGTTGGACATCAAAACAAAGGCTCTTGAGAACTGTCAGAAATACCATATTGGGGTGGTGTTGGTGCCTACCCTGGTTGATGGGGTTAATGAAAATGATCTTGGGAACATCATCGACTTTGCACTTTCATGGTTACCTACCGTCAAGGGTATTCACCTGCAGCCAGCCAGCTATTTTGGGCGGATCCCCAATCTGCCGGTGGAAGAAAAACGATTGACACTGGGAGATCTCATGGATAAAATTGAATTTCAGACGAACCGGCGTATTTTAGCAAGCAGCTTTAGTCCACCAGGATGTGAAAACGCCAAGTGTTCGTTTCACGGCAATTTTATGGTGGAAACGGATGGAGTGATTCGGGCATTAAATAAGCCGTCCTCTTGCTGTGGCGTTGAAACGGCAGAGGCGGGAGCAAATAAAACCAAGGCCCAGGTCGCCAGGAAATGGTCTGGTAATAATCGGGATCGATTGCTAAATAAACAGCCTGGTGACGATCAAACGAATCAGGCTAAAGACAGTTGGGATGAAATACTTGATGCCATCAACACGAAAACTTTCAGCCTATCGGCGATGGCCTTTCAGGATGTCTGGAATGTGGATCTCAATCGGGTGAAGGATTGCTGTATCCACGTTGTCAATAAAAAGGGGCAGTTGATTCCCTTTTGTCTATATAATTTGACCAGTATAAGCGGTCAATCCATTTATCGAAACCAGTGA